A single window of Jiangella alkaliphila DNA harbors:
- a CDS encoding dipeptide/oligopeptide/nickel ABC transporter permease/ATP-binding protein: MRREQWRAALRNPVGAVAAGLLAVLAVLAIVAPMIWGDAAEETDPAALSQGSTSEHLLGTDALGRDILLRVLVATRYSLGLALLATAICVGVGVLLGVLPAVLGRRAGRLVTAAVNLAVAFPGLLLALFFAVVFGVGARGAVLAIGLAGAPSFARLVQTNVAAVSGRDYVAAARVAGVGRFRLIARHLLPNIGEPLVVNATVLAGGALLAFAGLSFLGLGVQPPAYDWGRLLGEGLDRIYINPAAALAPGVAVVVAGLAFTLLGESIAQVVGVRAVRRRQPPAVPAPAAEAGTDAAGEAVLSAHDLRVGFPAPGGGWTHPVDGVSLTVRRGETVGVVGESGSGKSLTALAVAQLAPDSAHVTAGRLEVAGVAPLGHPDAQVRELLGTKVAMVFQDPMTSFNPSMRIGGQLAEVTRVREGQGKRAALARAVDRLRTVRVPAPERRAHQYPHEFSGGMRQRAMIAMGLMSTPELIIADEPTTALDVTVQRQVLRLLKDVQAETGAAVVLISHDIAVVAQLCERVVVMYAGRVVEELPVDRLGAAAHPYTRALLASVPDLATDRERPLATIPGRPPDPADRPEGCAFAPRCDFADDACRVRPGLDAVAPEQRAACWHPRTQPLDLALDAVTGGQA, from the coding sequence ATGCGACGCGAACAGTGGCGGGCCGCGCTGCGCAACCCGGTCGGCGCGGTGGCGGCGGGCCTGCTGGCCGTGCTGGCAGTCCTGGCGATCGTGGCGCCGATGATCTGGGGCGACGCGGCCGAGGAGACCGACCCGGCGGCGCTGTCGCAGGGCTCCACCTCCGAGCACCTGCTGGGGACGGACGCGCTCGGCCGCGACATCCTGCTGCGGGTCTTGGTCGCGACGCGGTACTCGCTCGGCCTCGCGCTGCTGGCCACGGCGATCTGCGTCGGCGTCGGGGTCCTGCTGGGCGTGCTGCCGGCGGTGCTCGGACGGCGGGCCGGACGGCTGGTGACGGCGGCCGTGAACCTGGCCGTCGCGTTCCCCGGCCTGCTGCTGGCGCTGTTCTTCGCGGTCGTCTTCGGGGTCGGCGCGCGCGGTGCGGTGCTGGCGATCGGCCTGGCCGGCGCGCCGTCGTTCGCCCGGCTGGTGCAGACGAACGTGGCGGCGGTGTCCGGACGGGACTACGTGGCGGCCGCGCGGGTGGCGGGGGTCGGCCGGTTCCGGCTGATCGCCCGGCACCTGCTGCCGAACATCGGCGAGCCGCTGGTGGTGAACGCGACGGTGCTGGCCGGCGGCGCGCTGCTGGCGTTCGCCGGGCTGTCGTTCCTGGGCCTCGGCGTCCAGCCGCCCGCGTACGACTGGGGCCGGCTGCTCGGCGAGGGACTGGACCGCATCTACATCAACCCGGCCGCGGCGCTGGCGCCCGGCGTCGCCGTCGTCGTCGCGGGGCTCGCCTTCACCCTGCTCGGCGAGTCGATCGCGCAAGTGGTCGGGGTGCGTGCGGTGCGACGGCGGCAGCCGCCGGCAGTGCCCGCGCCGGCGGCCGAGGCCGGCACCGACGCTGCGGGCGAGGCCGTCCTGTCCGCCCACGACCTGCGGGTCGGCTTCCCGGCGCCCGGCGGCGGCTGGACCCACCCCGTCGACGGCGTGAGCCTCACCGTCCGTCGCGGCGAGACCGTCGGTGTCGTGGGGGAGTCCGGCTCCGGCAAGAGCCTCACCGCGCTCGCCGTCGCCCAGCTCGCCCCCGACTCCGCGCACGTCACCGCCGGACGCCTGGAGGTGGCCGGCGTCGCGCCGCTCGGCCACCCCGACGCGCAGGTGCGCGAGCTGCTCGGCACCAAGGTCGCGATGGTGTTCCAGGACCCGATGACCTCGTTCAACCCGTCGATGCGGATCGGCGGGCAGCTGGCCGAGGTGACCCGGGTGCGCGAGGGCCAGGGCAAGCGCGCGGCCCTCGCCCGCGCCGTCGACCGGCTGCGCACGGTCCGGGTGCCGGCGCCGGAGCGGCGGGCGCACCAGTATCCGCACGAGTTCTCCGGCGGCATGCGCCAGCGAGCGATGATCGCGATGGGCCTGATGAGCACGCCGGAACTGATCATCGCCGACGAGCCGACCACCGCCCTCGACGTCACCGTGCAGCGGCAGGTGCTCCGGCTGCTCAAGGACGTGCAGGCCGAGACCGGCGCGGCCGTCGTGCTGATCTCGCACGACATCGCCGTCGTCGCGCAGCTGTGCGAGCGGGTGGTCGTCATGTACGCCGGCCGGGTGGTCGAGGAGCTGCCGGTCGACCGGCTCGGCGCGGCCGCCCACCCGTACACCCGCGCGCTGCTGGCGTCCGTCCCCGACCTGGCGACCGACCGCGAGCGCCCGCTGGCGACGATCCCGGGCCGCCCGCCGGACCCCGCCGACCGGCCGGAGGGCTGCGCGTTCGCGCCGCGCTGCGACTTCGCCGACGACGCCTGCCGGGTGCGGCCCGGCCTGGACGCCGTCGCGCCGGAGCAGCGGGCCGCCTGCTGGCACCCGCGCACGCAGCCGCTGGACCTGGCGCTGGACGCCGTAACAGGAGGCCAGGCATGA
- a CDS encoding oligopeptide/dipeptide ABC transporter ATP-binding protein: MRELSFEGTTVRFGTGRSALTAVDGVDLTVPAGSVVGLVGESGSGKSTLAKAAVGLVPTSGGEIRLDGAPLRTGRDRRRLQLVFQDPHASLDPRMTIGETIAEALPGRRRRAARTAEVARLLELVGLDPARARTLPSGLSGGQRQRVALARALAAEPEVVLADEITSALDVSVQGSVLNLVRDLQRQLGLTILFISHNLSVVRYVSDVIAVMYLGRIVEAGPADAVLSAPRHPYTRTLLDAAPAFGVALDDPVPADDTRLDAEAPSPHDPPAGCRFHRRCPIGPLTRPERTICAETDPQPGAADRPHRAACHFASETLEVPAG; this comes from the coding sequence ATGAGGGAGCTGTCGTTCGAGGGCACCACCGTCCGGTTCGGGACCGGCCGATCCGCGCTGACCGCCGTCGACGGCGTCGACCTCACCGTCCCGGCGGGCTCCGTGGTGGGGCTGGTCGGCGAGTCCGGTTCCGGCAAGTCGACGCTGGCCAAGGCCGCCGTCGGGCTGGTCCCGACGTCCGGCGGCGAGATCAGGCTGGACGGCGCGCCGCTGCGCACCGGCCGCGACCGGCGCCGGCTGCAGCTGGTCTTCCAGGACCCGCACGCCTCGCTGGACCCGCGGATGACCATCGGCGAGACGATCGCCGAGGCGCTGCCCGGCCGGCGCCGCCGCGCCGCCCGGACCGCCGAGGTGGCCCGGCTGCTCGAGCTGGTCGGCCTGGACCCGGCCCGGGCGAGGACGTTGCCGTCCGGGCTCTCCGGCGGGCAGCGGCAGCGGGTCGCGCTGGCCCGCGCGCTGGCCGCCGAGCCCGAGGTCGTGCTGGCCGACGAGATAACCTCGGCGCTCGACGTCTCCGTGCAGGGCTCGGTGCTCAACCTGGTCCGCGACCTGCAGCGGCAGCTGGGCCTGACGATCCTGTTCATCTCGCACAACCTGTCGGTCGTGCGCTACGTCAGCGACGTCATCGCGGTCATGTACCTGGGCCGCATCGTCGAGGCCGGCCCGGCCGACGCCGTGCTGTCCGCGCCGCGGCACCCGTACACCCGCACGCTGCTGGACGCGGCGCCGGCGTTCGGCGTCGCGCTGGACGACCCCGTCCCCGCCGACGACACCCGCCTGGACGCCGAGGCGCCGTCGCCGCACGACCCGCCCGCGGGCTGCCGGTTCCACCGTCGCTGCCCGATCGGACCGCTGACCCGGCCGGAGCGCACGATCTGCGCCGAGACCGACCCGCAGCCCGGCGCGGCCGACCGGCCGCACCGAGCCGCCTGCCATTTCGCATCCGAGACCCTGGAGGTGCCGGCCGGATGA
- a CDS encoding serine hydrolase, which translates to MTPEDILALVVPAEPALSPDGSRVAYVLKGSDAEADENVSSLWLVDAGGGEPRRLTHGRADASPAWSPDGTRLAFLRAADGPPQLWLLPLAGGEPVALTDLARGAGAPVWSPDGTRIAFAAAVDTTGQKDTDPIVLDRLAYKADGAGLLRGLRQHVHVVDVGTGATTQVTDGDWSAGAPAWSPDGTRLAFPAVTAADADLTGASSVYVVPATEGAVRLGAPVGELRAAGPVTWTRDGGALIVVGQREVAVAHQRLFRVPLDGGEAVDLAAELDRNVMPGGPGYPGGLPQLASGGDTIVFCPRDRGCTHVYAVGVDGGPVRPLLGGAGRVVSGLSVAGERAAVVVGGPGSYGEVALVDVATGAETTLTAHSPAGLELPVAEERVFTVSDGTEVHGWLLRPAAATGARPLLLDIHGGPHNAWSPVPDGGHSYQQQLVRQGWSVLLLNPRASDGYGEAFFSAAAGRWGLADERDFLEPLDQLVAEGVADPDRLAVTGYSYGGYMTCWLTGRTGRFAAAVPGGSLTDITSFAGTSDAGHYLAAYETALPFADPENAAAQSPYTNVADVTTPTLLLHGLNDDRCPAGQAEQWFAALRARGVPARLVLYPGASHLFILAGRPSHRLDYASRIVDWVTQHTSKKETPMTSTPVATLDRDHWQRRLDELAEKYRVPGATLGIARGAETLELAFGVTNVDTGVDVTTDTLFQIGSITKVWTATVVMALADAGKLDLDEPVVTYLPELKLADEETTARVTMRHLLTHTSGIDGDFFLDTGRGDDCLEKYVAALAGLPLNHPLGATWSYCNSGFTTAGRVIEKLTGQTWDVAMRELLYGPLGLTHTVTLPDDALLYRTAVGHVHEEDEPYRRAPIWVLPRSAGPAGLITATVADVLAFARMHLAGGVAADGTRVLAEGTAAAMREDQVRLPDPYTLADSWGLGWFRMDWNGTRLIGHDGNTIGQSAFLRVLPDQDVAVTLLTNGGHTRDLYETLIREICGDVAGVEMTTPLSPPAEPVDADLTPYVGTYERTSVRLDVWQAETGAKLKMTMTRELAGLDEEPKELDLVPVRDGLYVTRLPGNETWMPVTFYQLADGTPYVHLGARATPKVS; encoded by the coding sequence ATGACCCCTGAAGACATCCTCGCCCTGGTCGTCCCCGCCGAACCGGCGCTGTCGCCGGACGGCTCGCGCGTGGCCTACGTGCTGAAGGGCAGCGACGCCGAGGCGGACGAGAACGTGTCGTCGCTGTGGCTGGTGGACGCGGGCGGCGGCGAGCCGCGGCGGCTCACGCACGGCCGCGCCGACGCTTCACCCGCCTGGTCGCCCGACGGGACGCGGCTGGCGTTCCTGCGCGCGGCGGACGGTCCGCCGCAGCTGTGGCTGCTGCCGCTGGCCGGCGGCGAGCCGGTCGCGCTGACCGACCTGGCGAGGGGCGCGGGCGCGCCGGTCTGGAGCCCCGACGGCACCCGCATCGCGTTCGCCGCCGCCGTCGACACCACCGGCCAGAAGGACACCGACCCGATCGTGCTGGACCGGCTCGCCTACAAGGCCGACGGCGCCGGCCTGCTGCGTGGCCTGCGCCAGCACGTGCACGTGGTCGACGTCGGGACCGGCGCCACGACTCAGGTGACGGACGGCGACTGGAGCGCCGGGGCGCCCGCGTGGTCGCCGGACGGGACGCGGCTGGCGTTCCCGGCCGTGACCGCCGCCGACGCCGACCTGACCGGCGCGTCGTCCGTCTACGTCGTGCCGGCGACCGAGGGCGCGGTGCGCCTGGGTGCGCCGGTCGGAGAGCTGCGCGCCGCCGGCCCGGTGACCTGGACCCGGGACGGCGGCGCGCTGATCGTGGTCGGCCAGCGGGAGGTCGCCGTCGCGCACCAGCGGCTGTTCCGCGTCCCGCTGGACGGAGGCGAGGCGGTCGACCTGGCCGCCGAGCTGGATCGCAACGTCATGCCCGGCGGACCCGGCTACCCCGGCGGGCTGCCGCAGCTCGCGTCCGGCGGCGACACCATCGTCTTCTGCCCTCGCGACCGCGGCTGCACGCACGTGTACGCCGTCGGCGTGGACGGGGGACCGGTGCGGCCGCTGCTCGGCGGCGCCGGCCGGGTCGTGTCGGGGCTGTCCGTGGCGGGGGAGCGGGCCGCGGTCGTCGTCGGCGGGCCGGGCTCGTACGGCGAGGTCGCACTGGTCGATGTGGCGACCGGGGCCGAGACGACGCTGACGGCGCACTCGCCGGCCGGCCTGGAGCTGCCGGTCGCGGAGGAACGGGTCTTCACCGTCTCCGACGGCACCGAGGTGCACGGGTGGCTGCTGCGCCCGGCCGCGGCGACCGGCGCCAGGCCGCTGCTGCTGGACATCCACGGCGGCCCGCACAACGCGTGGAGCCCGGTGCCCGACGGCGGCCACTCCTACCAGCAGCAGCTGGTGCGGCAGGGCTGGTCGGTGCTGCTGCTCAACCCGCGGGCCAGCGACGGCTACGGCGAGGCGTTCTTCTCCGCCGCGGCCGGGCGCTGGGGGCTGGCGGACGAGCGCGACTTCCTGGAGCCGCTGGACCAGCTGGTGGCCGAGGGCGTCGCCGACCCGGACCGGCTGGCCGTCACCGGGTACAGCTACGGCGGCTACATGACCTGCTGGCTGACCGGGCGCACCGGCCGGTTCGCCGCCGCGGTGCCCGGCGGCTCGCTGACCGACATCACCAGCTTCGCCGGCACCTCCGACGCCGGGCACTACCTGGCCGCGTACGAGACCGCCCTCCCGTTCGCCGACCCCGAGAACGCCGCCGCGCAGTCGCCGTACACGAACGTCGCCGACGTGACGACGCCGACGCTGCTGCTGCACGGCCTGAACGACGACCGGTGCCCGGCGGGGCAGGCCGAGCAGTGGTTCGCCGCGCTGCGCGCCCGCGGCGTGCCGGCCCGGCTGGTGCTCTACCCGGGCGCGTCGCACCTGTTCATCCTGGCCGGGCGTCCGTCGCACCGGCTCGACTACGCCAGCCGCATCGTCGACTGGGTCACGCAGCACACGTCGAAGAAGGAGACCCCGATGACGTCCACCCCCGTAGCGACCCTCGACCGCGACCACTGGCAGCGCCGCCTGGACGAGCTGGCTGAGAAGTACCGCGTCCCCGGCGCGACCTTGGGCATCGCCCGCGGCGCCGAGACACTGGAGCTGGCGTTCGGCGTCACGAACGTCGACACCGGCGTCGACGTCACCACCGACACGCTGTTCCAGATCGGCTCGATCACGAAGGTGTGGACCGCGACCGTCGTCATGGCGCTGGCCGACGCCGGCAAGCTGGACCTCGACGAGCCGGTCGTCACGTACCTGCCGGAGCTGAAGCTGGCCGACGAGGAGACCACGGCGCGGGTCACCATGCGGCACCTGCTGACGCACACCAGCGGCATCGACGGCGACTTCTTCCTCGACACCGGCCGCGGCGACGACTGCCTGGAGAAGTACGTCGCGGCGCTGGCCGGGCTGCCGCTGAACCACCCGCTCGGCGCGACGTGGTCGTACTGCAACTCCGGGTTCACCACGGCCGGCCGGGTGATCGAGAAGCTCACCGGCCAGACCTGGGACGTCGCGATGCGCGAGCTGCTCTACGGGCCGCTCGGGCTGACCCACACGGTGACGCTGCCCGACGACGCGCTGCTGTACCGGACCGCCGTCGGGCACGTGCACGAGGAGGACGAGCCGTACCGCCGCGCGCCGATCTGGGTTCTGCCGCGCTCCGCCGGCCCGGCCGGGCTGATCACCGCGACCGTCGCCGACGTGCTCGCGTTCGCCCGCATGCACCTGGCCGGCGGGGTGGCCGCCGACGGCACCCGCGTGCTGGCCGAGGGCACCGCCGCGGCCATGCGCGAGGACCAGGTCCGGCTGCCCGACCCGTACACGCTGGCCGACTCATGGGGCCTGGGCTGGTTCCGGATGGACTGGAACGGCACCCGGCTGATCGGCCACGACGGCAACACCATCGGGCAGTCCGCGTTCCTGCGCGTGTTGCCGGACCAGGACGTCGCCGTCACGCTGCTCACCAACGGCGGGCACACCCGCGACCTGTACGAGACGCTGATCCGGGAGATCTGCGGGGACGTCGCCGGCGTCGAGATGACCACGCCGCTGTCCCCGCCGGCCGAACCGGTCGACGCCGACCTCACGCCGTACGTCGGGACGTACGAGCGCACCAGCGTCCGGCTGGACGTCTGGCAGGCGGAGACCGGAGCGAAGCTCAAGATGACGATGACCCGCGAGCTGGCCGGGCTGGACGAGGAGCCGAAGGAGCTGGACCTCGTGCCGGTGCGCGACGGCCTGTACGTGACCCGGCTGCCCGGCAACGAGACCTGGATGCCGGTGACGTTCTACCAGCTGGCCGACGGCACGCCGTACGTGCACCTCGGGGCCCGCGCGACGCCGAAGGTCTCCTGA
- a CDS encoding serine hydrolase, whose product MTGFLHAVDVGSGVEVGVEPDAPVVTASVFKVSVLVELCRQFATGEREPADRLRVPAGARTLGPTGLSVMLDDADLSLRDVAYLMMSVSDNHATDALMALLGRDRINALMVELGLPGTVLEEDCAGLFRLIEADGLDAVLDPRTTNRSTPRETTTLLRRIWAADGLPAAAGEEIRRIMALQVWPHRLTSGFQDDDVKVSGKTGTLSHVRNEVGVVEYPDGATFAVAVFLRLPGGEFRNPAADAVIGTAARIAVDHLRAAR is encoded by the coding sequence GTGACCGGGTTCCTGCACGCGGTGGACGTGGGGTCGGGCGTCGAGGTCGGCGTCGAGCCGGACGCGCCGGTCGTCACCGCGAGCGTGTTCAAGGTCTCGGTGCTGGTCGAGCTGTGCCGGCAGTTCGCGACCGGGGAGCGGGAGCCGGCGGACCGGCTGCGGGTGCCGGCCGGGGCGCGGACGCTCGGCCCGACCGGGCTGTCGGTGATGCTGGACGACGCGGACCTGTCGTTGCGCGACGTCGCGTACCTGATGATGAGCGTCAGCGACAACCACGCGACGGACGCGCTGATGGCGCTGCTCGGCCGCGACCGGATCAACGCGCTGATGGTGGAGCTGGGTCTGCCCGGGACGGTGCTGGAAGAGGACTGCGCCGGGCTGTTCCGGCTGATCGAGGCGGACGGTCTCGACGCGGTCCTGGACCCCAGGACGACCAACCGCAGCACGCCGCGCGAGACCACGACGCTGCTGCGGCGGATCTGGGCCGCCGACGGGCTGCCCGCGGCTGCGGGCGAGGAGATCCGCCGGATCATGGCACTCCAGGTCTGGCCGCACCGCCTCACCTCGGGATTTCAGGACGATGATGTGAAGGTGAGCGGGAAGACCGGCACGCTGTCGCACGTGCGCAACGAGGTGGGCGTCGTCGAGTACCCCGACGGCGCGACGTTCGCCGTCGCGGTGTTCCTGCGGCTGCCCGGCGGCGAGTTCCGCAACCCGGCCGCCGACGCCGTCATCGGCACGGCCGCGCGGATCGCCGTCGACCACCTGCGGGCGGCCCGATGA
- a CDS encoding M20/M25/M40 family metallo-hydrolase has translation MSTAAAMTADLRTLVECESPSADRAAVAASADGVAALGERLTGAAPERLVVDGRTHLRWRFGPPGVLLLGHHDTVWPVGSLAEHPWRVSEGRAYGPGCFDMKAGLVQLFHALAGLSSLDGITVLVTGDEELGALTSRPLLHEEAARAEAAFVLEASADGGALKTARKGVAWYEVHVTGRAAHAGLEPWNGVNAAVELAHQIHAIAALDRGPHGATVTPTLTAAGTTANTVPGTASVHVDARVPTADEARRVDDGLAALRPVLDGARVDVVPGPRHPPFEPSSSASLYALAVEVADRLGLGPLTSAHVGGASDGNIVAGDGTPTLDGLGAVGAGAHAPGEYVVVDELPRRAALLAGLVDAVRAGSSGRTNRAAVDGAGRP, from the coding sequence ATGAGCACCGCGGCGGCGATGACCGCCGACCTGCGCACCCTGGTGGAGTGCGAGTCGCCGTCGGCCGACCGCGCGGCGGTGGCGGCGTCGGCGGACGGCGTGGCGGCCTTGGGGGAGCGGCTGACCGGCGCCGCGCCGGAGCGGCTGGTCGTCGACGGGCGGACGCACCTGCGCTGGCGGTTCGGGCCGCCCGGCGTCCTGCTGCTCGGCCACCACGACACCGTCTGGCCGGTCGGCTCGCTGGCCGAGCACCCGTGGCGGGTGTCGGAGGGGCGCGCCTACGGGCCGGGCTGCTTCGACATGAAGGCCGGGCTGGTGCAGCTGTTCCACGCGCTGGCCGGGCTGTCGTCGCTGGACGGGATCACCGTGCTGGTCACCGGCGACGAGGAGCTGGGCGCGCTGACGTCGCGGCCGCTGCTGCACGAGGAGGCGGCCCGGGCCGAGGCGGCGTTCGTGCTGGAGGCGTCGGCCGACGGTGGCGCTCTGAAGACCGCGCGCAAGGGCGTCGCCTGGTACGAGGTGCACGTCACCGGCCGGGCGGCGCACGCCGGGCTGGAGCCGTGGAACGGCGTCAACGCGGCGGTCGAACTGGCGCACCAGATCCACGCGATCGCCGCGCTGGACCGCGGGCCGCACGGCGCCACCGTCACCCCCACTCTGACGGCCGCCGGCACCACGGCGAACACCGTCCCGGGGACGGCGTCGGTGCACGTGGACGCGCGGGTGCCGACCGCCGACGAGGCGCGCCGGGTCGACGACGGCCTGGCCGCGCTGCGCCCGGTGCTGGACGGCGCGCGGGTCGACGTGGTGCCGGGGCCGCGGCACCCGCCGTTCGAGCCGTCGTCGTCGGCGTCGCTGTACGCGCTCGCCGTCGAGGTGGCCGACCGGCTGGGGCTGGGGCCGCTGACGTCGGCGCACGTGGGCGGCGCCTCCGACGGCAACATCGTCGCCGGCGACGGCACCCCGACGCTGGACGGGCTGGGCGCCGTCGGGGCCGGGGCGCACGCGCCGGGCGAGTACGTCGTCGTCGACGAGTTGCCTCGGCGGGCCGCGCTGCTCGCCGGTCTGGTCGACGCCGTCCGCGCGGGCTCGTCCGGCCGGACGAACCGGGCCGCCGTGGATGGGGCCGGACGACCATGA
- a CDS encoding GNAT family N-acetyltransferase: MAAQPATVARLTIRELSALGDLEEVYALFDRIWQPDRSNPPVTVEHLRALTHAGNYVAGAYDGDELIGACVGFFAAPPGRSLHSHVAGVSSAARGRHVGFALKAHQREWALAHGLSEITWTFDPLVRRNAYFNLAKLQARPSDYLVDFYGDMDDAINGGQGSDRLLTRWRLDAPEVAAATAAGGGTGAVAPPDAVAALTESPSGRPLVAPRSAWARAPRLLVATPPDIESLRAADPETARQWRAAMRDVLGELIGGGARVAGFTRPGMYVVERAGA; this comes from the coding sequence ATGGCTGCTCAGCCCGCCACCGTCGCCCGACTGACCATCCGTGAGCTGTCCGCGCTCGGCGACCTCGAGGAGGTCTACGCGCTGTTCGACCGGATCTGGCAGCCGGACCGGTCCAACCCGCCCGTGACCGTCGAGCACCTGCGCGCGCTCACCCACGCCGGCAACTACGTCGCCGGCGCCTACGACGGCGACGAGCTGATCGGCGCCTGCGTCGGGTTCTTCGCCGCCCCGCCGGGCCGCTCGCTGCACTCGCACGTCGCCGGCGTCTCGTCCGCAGCCCGCGGCCGGCACGTCGGGTTCGCGCTCAAGGCGCACCAGCGGGAGTGGGCGCTCGCGCACGGGCTCAGCGAGATCACCTGGACGTTCGACCCGCTGGTGCGCCGCAACGCCTACTTCAACCTGGCCAAGCTGCAAGCGCGCCCGAGCGACTACCTCGTCGACTTCTACGGCGACATGGACGACGCGATCAACGGCGGCCAGGGCAGCGACCGGCTGCTGACGCGATGGCGGCTGGACGCGCCGGAGGTGGCGGCGGCCACCGCGGCCGGCGGCGGAACCGGCGCGGTGGCGCCGCCCGATGCCGTCGCGGCGCTGACGGAGTCGCCGTCCGGCCGGCCGCTCGTGGCACCCCGGTCGGCGTGGGCGCGGGCGCCGCGGCTGCTGGTCGCGACGCCGCCGGACATCGAGTCGCTGCGCGCGGCCGACCCCGAGACGGCCCGGCAGTGGCGCGCGGCGATGCGCGACGTGCTCGGCGAGCTGATCGGCGGCGGCGCGCGGGTGGCCGGCTTCACCCGGCCGGGGATGTACGTCGTGGAGAGGGCAGGCGCGTGA
- the menC gene encoding o-succinylbenzoate synthase codes for MKITGFELRRIAMPLVAPFRTSFGVETDRDVLLVRAATPDGDGWGECVAMSEPLYSPEYADGAAQVIERFLAPRLLATGDVGPLDVARLLEPVRGHRMAKAALETAVLDAWLRARGESFGSYLGAVRDRVPAGVSVGIMDSVPALLDSVAGYLDQGYLRIKLKIEPGWDVAPVEAVRSRFGSDLLLQVDANAAYTLADARVLAALDEFDLLLIEQPLAEDDLRQHASLAQLIRTPICLDESIESAKDAADALLLGACRIINVKPGRVGGYLEARRIHDLAQAHGAAVWCGGMLETGIGRAANVALAALPGFTLPGDTSASDRYFAQDVTEPFVLADGHVAVPSGPGLGVEPLPDVLAALTTSTTWLPAA; via the coding sequence GTGAAGATCACCGGGTTCGAGCTGCGCCGCATCGCGATGCCGCTGGTGGCGCCGTTCCGGACGTCGTTCGGCGTCGAGACCGACCGCGACGTGCTGCTGGTCCGCGCCGCAACGCCCGACGGCGACGGCTGGGGCGAGTGCGTCGCGATGAGTGAGCCGCTCTATTCGCCCGAGTACGCCGACGGGGCCGCGCAGGTCATCGAGCGGTTCCTCGCGCCGCGGCTGCTGGCCACCGGCGACGTCGGCCCGCTGGACGTCGCGCGGCTGCTGGAGCCGGTGCGTGGGCACCGCATGGCGAAGGCCGCGCTGGAGACGGCGGTGCTGGACGCGTGGCTGCGGGCCCGCGGCGAGTCGTTCGGGTCGTACCTCGGCGCCGTGCGCGACCGCGTACCCGCCGGTGTCTCCGTCGGGATCATGGACTCGGTGCCCGCCCTGCTCGACTCCGTCGCGGGCTATCTCGACCAGGGCTACCTGCGGATCAAGCTGAAGATCGAGCCCGGCTGGGACGTCGCGCCGGTCGAGGCGGTGCGGTCGCGCTTCGGCTCGGACCTGCTGCTGCAGGTCGACGCGAACGCCGCCTACACACTGGCCGACGCGCGGGTGCTGGCCGCGCTGGACGAGTTCGACCTGCTGCTGATCGAGCAGCCGCTGGCCGAGGACGACCTGCGCCAGCACGCCTCGCTCGCGCAGCTGATCCGGACCCCGATCTGCCTGGACGAGTCGATCGAGTCGGCCAAGGACGCCGCCGACGCGCTGCTGCTCGGCGCCTGCCGCATCATCAACGTCAAGCCCGGCCGGGTCGGCGGCTACCTCGAGGCGCGGCGCATCCACGACCTTGCGCAGGCGCACGGCGCCGCCGTCTGGTGCGGCGGCATGCTGGAGACCGGTATCGGCCGCGCCGCCAACGTCGCGCTGGCCGCCCTGCCCGGCTTCACCCTGCCCGGCGACACCTCGGCGTCGGACCGGTACTTCGCCCAGGACGTGACCGAGCCGTTCGTCCTGGCCGACGGCCACGTCGCGGTCCCGTCCGGACCCGGCCTCGGCGTCGAGCCGCTCCCCGACGTCCTCGCCGCCCTCACGACCTCCACCACCTGGCTCCCGGCCGCCTGA